The nucleotide sequence CGGTCGGCATCGTGATGGAGCCGGTCAAGCGCGCCCAGATGGACGACGACAAGCTCGCGCGCATCGAGAGCGCCGTGTTCATGATCGACGTCGCCTTCGAGTCGGTCGGCGCGCTGTTCCTCGGCCTGCTGCTCGACTTCGCGGGCTTAGCACCCGCGCTGATCGCCACCGCCGCCTTCCTGACCATCACCGCGGTCCTGCAGTACAACGTGCCGAAGTGGATCTTCAAGGACGGCAACCATCCGGACAAGGTCCCCGCCGCGCCGCCCGCGTCCTCCTCCGATAAACAAGCCTCGCTGAGCCTCCCCGCGCTCGCCTTCGCCTAAAACTCCGTCGAGAAACGCCTCGCGCGGAGCCCTGTTTAAAATCTCACATTATTTGTCAGAAAACCTATTGACAAATATGAGATGTCATGTTAAAACAGACGCGACGGATGGCGGATGGGGCGAAGGAGGCAACATGAACGCGAAGTACGCGGTGGCGAAGGACCTGATGCCCTGGTTGTTCGTGGCGAGAAGCGCGGCGTGGCGTCCCTTCGCGAAGGTGCGGTGCGAGGGGGGGAAGTGCGTGTGGTCGGAGCGGCCCCGGGGGCGCAACTCGAAGCGCGCCCAGGTCTGCGCCGCCTAAAGGCGCCGTTCCCGGCTGGCTTCGCCTGAGGCGAACGCTCCGGGAGCAAGCAGCAAAAGCGAGCGGCCGGTCCCCGAGGGGACCGGCCGCTTCAATTCGGCGTCAGTCCTGCCGGGTTTTCACCGGCCTAGCCGCCGGCGATGACGATCACTCCGCACGCGATGCGCCCGCCCGCATTGCCCGCCGGCTGGCTGAAGTCGTCCTCCTTCTCGTGCAGCACGATCGAGCGGCCGGCGACGGGGTTCTTGCCCTTGAGGGAGGCCTTCGGCAGGACGGCCTCGAACGACACGGCGCCGTCCTTCGCGGCGACGTTGCCGAAGTCGCCGGGATGGGCCTTACTGCCGTCCTTGAGGGCGTGGCCGTGCGGCGCGCCCTGGGGGTTGTAGTGGCCGCCGGCGGCCTTGCCCGAGTCGGCGCAGTCGCCGAACTCGTGGATGTGCAGGGCGTGGGCCGCGCCGGGCACGCCCGTCAGGGTCACGGCGACCTTGAGCCCGCCGTCGACGTCCTCGAAGCGGGCCGTGCCGGCGAGGGCGGAGCCCGCGGCGGTGCCCTGGATGCGGGCGACACCGTGC is from Elusimicrobiota bacterium and encodes:
- a CDS encoding superoxide dismutase family protein, producing the protein MRSIASIASVALGLLLAAAARAGESKKEHGVARIQGTAAGSALAGTARFEDVDGGLKVAVTLTGVPGAAHALHIHEFGDCADSGKAAGGHYNPQGAPHGHALKDGSKAHPGDFGNVAAKDGAVSFEAVLPKASLKGKNPVAGRSIVLHEKEDDFSQPAGNAGGRIACGVIVIAGG